A genomic segment from Actinomycetes bacterium encodes:
- a CDS encoding DUF4331 family protein, with translation MSHHFDSAADRADGRINPCDLYAFPAAPDTTALILTVNPDAGRSSPTTFRPDALYEFVVASNGGTSEDLALRVTFTEPDDNGQQQVRVLRANGPAAHHGTAGTPLGEGRTGEVFSLSGNGLAWAGLAADPFNGDGIAVGTFLQGLTEGRYTPEVFTASPSNAFAGRDVTAIALQLPNTALGSTRIALWARISLDGHAPQRQVSRIGQAMLRPLFFNPPDTEAELDTLNAGAPAADRDTHGERVRRIAGTAARLAGLSDPDAHAERVTAAFLPDVLTYRPGQPAAFHPGDGNGRALGDNAFDIAVAVLAGSTLGNASAPRQATPAFPYLSAPQPADLPPLADYFRSPRASTR, from the coding sequence GTGTCGCACCACTTCGACAGCGCCGCCGACCGCGCCGACGGACGCATCAACCCATGTGACCTGTACGCTTTCCCCGCCGCACCCGACACCACCGCGCTCATCCTGACCGTCAACCCCGACGCCGGACGCTCCTCCCCGACAACCTTTCGACCCGACGCGCTCTACGAATTCGTCGTGGCCAGCAACGGTGGCACAAGCGAGGACCTCGCCCTCCGCGTCACCTTCACCGAGCCCGACGACAACGGGCAGCAACAGGTTCGGGTCCTCCGCGCCAACGGCCCCGCTGCCCACCACGGCACGGCGGGGACACCCCTGGGCGAGGGCCGCACCGGGGAGGTGTTCTCCCTCAGCGGCAACGGGCTGGCCTGGGCCGGGCTGGCCGCGGATCCCTTCAACGGCGACGGCATTGCCGTCGGCACGTTCCTCCAGGGCCTGACCGAAGGGCGCTACACCCCCGAAGTATTCACCGCCTCACCCAGCAACGCGTTCGCCGGCCGTGATGTGACCGCCATCGCGCTGCAACTCCCCAACACCGCCCTCGGCAGCACCCGGATCGCCCTGTGGGCACGGATAAGCCTCGACGGCCACGCCCCGCAACGACAGGTCAGCCGCATCGGCCAGGCAATGCTCCGCCCCCTGTTCTTCAACCCTCCCGACACCGAAGCGGAATTGGATACCCTGAACGCCGGAGCGCCGGCCGCCGACCGAGACACCCACGGTGAGCGGGTCCGCCGCATCGCCGGCACCGCCGCCCGCCTCGCCGGACTGTCCGATCCTGACGCCCACGCCGAGCGGGTGACGGCGGCATTTCTCCCTGACGTGCTCACCTACCGGCCCGGTCAGCCCGCCGCCTTCCACCCCGGCGATGGCAACGGGCGGGCGCTTGGCGACAACGCCTTCGACATCGCCGTCGCCGTTCTCGCCGGCTCGACCCTCGGAAACGCCTCCGCCCCACGCCAAGCCACCCCAGCGTTCCCCTACCTGTCCGCACCCCAACCGGCTGATCTGCCACCCCTCGCCGACTACTTTCGGTCTCCGCGAGCATCAACCCGATGA
- a CDS encoding MFS transporter has translation MHVVITRQAGRREWIGLAVLALPCLLYAMDLTVLNLAVPHLSTDLRPSSTQLLWIVDIYGFLVAGSLVTMGTLGDRIGRRRLLLIGAAAFGAASVLAAWSTSAGMLIAARALLGVAGATVAPSTLSLIRNMFLDPRQRTVAISVWITSFSVGGAIGPLAGGVLLEWFWWGSVFLLAVPVMALLLVLGPLLLPEFRDPRAGRLDPVSAALSVAAVLAVIYGLKQLAQDGLGWPPALSILAGLVVGVVFVRRQHRLADPLLDLSLFRSPAFSAALTTNLLSFFVGFGALLFIAQYLQLVLGLSPLAAGLWMLPSSGGFILGSLLTPVLVRRVRPAFVMAAGMVLAAVGLGLFTQLDSAAGLAVLVTGSVVFSLALAPVDTLATDLAVGAAPPERAGAASALAESSAEFGGALGIAILGVIGTSIYRSQMADSLPAGVPGEAAAAARDTLGGAVAAAGQLPDQLGQALLRAARQAFTQGLHSAFTISAAAAIGVAILAAILLRRLRPSSEPQARLDPERTQRTERRDKIQPRSERQV, from the coding sequence ATGCACGTAGTCATCACCCGCCAGGCCGGGCGGCGGGAGTGGATCGGGCTGGCGGTGCTCGCGCTTCCGTGCCTGCTGTATGCGATGGACCTGACGGTGCTGAACCTGGCGGTCCCACATCTCAGCACCGACCTGCGGCCCAGCAGCACCCAGCTGCTGTGGATCGTGGACATCTACGGGTTCTTGGTCGCCGGGTCGCTGGTCACCATGGGCACCCTCGGCGACCGCATCGGCCGCCGCCGGCTGCTCCTGATCGGCGCGGCGGCGTTCGGCGCCGCCTCGGTGCTGGCCGCCTGGTCCACCAGCGCGGGGATGCTGATCGCGGCCCGCGCCCTGCTCGGGGTCGCCGGGGCCACCGTGGCGCCCTCGACCCTGTCGCTGATCCGCAACATGTTCCTGGACCCGCGGCAGCGCACGGTCGCCATCTCGGTGTGGATCACCAGCTTCTCGGTCGGCGGCGCGATCGGGCCGCTGGCGGGTGGGGTGCTGCTGGAGTGGTTCTGGTGGGGGTCGGTGTTCCTGCTGGCGGTGCCGGTGATGGCGCTGCTGCTGGTGCTGGGGCCGCTGCTGCTACCGGAGTTCCGTGATCCCCGGGCGGGTCGGTTGGACCCGGTCAGCGCGGCCCTGTCGGTGGCCGCGGTGCTGGCGGTCATCTACGGGCTCAAGCAGCTCGCCCAGGATGGCCTCGGGTGGCCGCCCGCCCTGTCGATCCTGGCCGGCCTTGTGGTCGGGGTGGTGTTCGTGCGCCGCCAGCACCGGCTGGCCGACCCGCTGCTTGATCTTTCGTTGTTCCGCTCCCCCGCCTTCAGCGCGGCCCTGACCACCAACCTGCTCAGCTTCTTTGTTGGGTTCGGCGCCTTGCTGTTCATCGCCCAGTACCTGCAGCTGGTGCTGGGGCTGTCGCCGCTTGCGGCGGGCCTGTGGATGCTGCCCTCCTCCGGCGGGTTCATCCTCGGGTCCCTGCTGACCCCGGTGCTGGTGCGCCGGGTGCGCCCAGCCTTCGTGATGGCTGCCGGCATGGTGCTGGCAGCGGTCGGCCTGGGGCTGTTCACCCAGCTCGACAGCGCCGCCGGCCTGGCGGTCCTTGTGACCGGGTCGGTGGTGTTCTCGCTGGCGCTGGCTCCGGTGGACACCTTGGCAACCGACCTGGCCGTCGGGGCCGCACCGCCGGAGCGGGCCGGGGCGGCGTCGGCGCTGGCGGAGAGCAGCGCCGAGTTCGGCGGAGCGCTGGGCATCGCGATCCTGGGTGTCATCGGCACCAGCATCTACCGCAGCCAGATGGCCGACAGTCTCCCGGCCGGGGTCCCGGGCGAGGCCGCAGCGGCCGCGCGGGACACCCTCGGCGGCGCGGTGGCGGCGGCCGGGCAGCTGCCCGACCAGCTCGGACAAGCGCTGCTCCGGGCCGCCCGCCAGGCCTTCACCCAAGGCCTGCACTCGGCCTTCACCATCAGCGCCGCCGCCGCGATCGGTGTCGCCATCCTCGCCGCGATCCTGCTCCGACGCCTGCGCCCGAGCTCCGAGCCCCAGGCTCGACTCGATCCGGAGAGGACGCAGCGAACTGAGCGTCGAGACAAGATCCAACCAAGAAGTGAGCGGCAAGTATGA
- a CDS encoding SRPBCC domain-containing protein, whose protein sequence is MSHNLKLERLFDAAPEAVFDAFTDPQAQKELYADAPDWIVKAECDLRVGGRWTIAFGPPGTTPARETNVFQVVDRPRRLVYRSTMTMPDGSSVDTGMDVTFQEQDGRTRLTIVQSGFPTAEVRDEFAGGWASILDGLGRVVAARVTDRSCT, encoded by the coding sequence GTGAGTCACAACCTGAAGCTGGAGCGCCTGTTCGACGCCGCGCCGGAGGCGGTCTTCGACGCGTTCACCGACCCGCAGGCCCAGAAGGAGCTGTACGCCGATGCGCCGGACTGGATCGTGAAGGCCGAGTGCGACCTGCGGGTGGGAGGCCGGTGGACGATCGCGTTCGGGCCTCCGGGAACCACGCCAGCTCGCGAGACCAACGTGTTCCAGGTGGTCGACCGGCCGCGGCGCCTGGTCTACCGCTCGACGATGACGATGCCGGACGGCTCCAGCGTCGACACGGGCATGGACGTCACCTTCCAGGAGCAGGATGGCAGGACCCGGTTGACGATCGTGCAGAGCGGCTTCCCGACCGCCGAGGTCCGGGACGAGTTCGCGGGCGGCTGGGCCAGCATCCTCGACGGGCTCGGGCGCGTCGTCGCCGCGAGGGTCACGGATCGTTCATGCACGTAG
- a CDS encoding metalloregulator ArsR/SmtB family transcription factor: protein MVKYSTLDRTFSALSDPTRRDILQRLARGPATISELAHPFDISLPGLMKHVRILEDAHLVITEKQGRTRQCRLGPEQLDDAAQWIQTYRRRWEGRLDRLEGYLDKKKRGQR from the coding sequence ATTCTACGCTGGATCGCACGTTCTCGGCGCTGTCGGACCCCACGCGCCGCGACATCCTCCAGCGTCTGGCGCGCGGACCCGCCACCATCAGCGAGCTCGCGCACCCCTTCGACATCTCGCTCCCAGGCCTGATGAAACACGTCCGCATCCTCGAGGACGCGCACCTGGTGATCACCGAGAAGCAGGGCCGGACCCGCCAGTGCCGGCTCGGACCCGAGCAGCTGGACGACGCGGCACAGTGGATCCAGACCTACCGGCGCCGTTGGGAGGGCCGGCTCGACCGGCTCGAGGGCTACCTGGACAAGAAGAAAAGAGGACAGCGGTGA